In Phoenix dactylifera cultivar Barhee BC4 unplaced genomic scaffold, palm_55x_up_171113_PBpolish2nd_filt_p 000999F, whole genome shotgun sequence, the genomic stretch TATCTTAATTTCTAGGAAACTGaagatttaataaaattatctatGAGCACCTGAAGTTCTGATTCTAGAGATGTAAGAATAGTTGCAGGAATGATTCCTTTAATTCCTCCTCCATCAATGCTGAGAATAGTGACTACGTTTCCATAGGTTGGGGCCTGTATCTGACTGATGGATTTTGATTTTTGCATGATTGTTGAGCTGTTGCTGATCAACAATAAGGGAACTACTTTGGGGACAAACAAAAAATTTAAGTGATCCAAGTAGCTATAAGGTAGATGTCTAAATAGACTTCGGCATACATGAGACGGTTCCTAATATTCTTCTTTGGAGTGCTAGTCCAACATCGAAGATGATATACGTACTTTGATAATTGGAAATCAGCATGTGGTCATATGACATGCCGCCGTTGAATGATTCAATATGCGAAGGTGGCTCGTCAAAGGACGTACAATGATTCATTGCATAGAATAGAACAATTGGATTAACTCTTTTAGAGAATTGTTGGTGAGAGAAACGATATTAATTGTTAGGTGGCTATGTTGTGCTGAATTCTAAAATCTTTCAATAGTTGATCGAAACAGAATTAAGAATGTTCCAAATGAGGgcataaatacaaattacaattGAAAGAAGCCCTTTTATTTGATTATATTAGGCCTTCAGAATGATAAACATCATACGAAGCATACTTTACTTTCATTTAATGACATTGCTAAGCTGAAACTTAACAACTACCTTTAATGTGGGTTTTGATCTCTACACTTTATTAATGGTAAAATTTAGTATGGAAGGTACTTGTTCACAGTCAAGTGATCtaatgttttctaattttctttaagatggagaATGGTAACGTACTGAAATATCTGAATACCACTACTTCTATAAATTGAGTCTACAGTTAAACCTAAAGCATGCAAAAAGTAAACCTGAAAACAGCCATAATCACTTTACCTAGCAAATTCTTGtcttctaaatttttgtttatctagaatatgattttctgaaaatttattatcatcaataaataaatcatatGTTGATTTTGTTACACCCCCCAGATTCGGAATATGACATGGCCGTATACGACGGTAAATTTCATAATTGGGTTTTAGTTTTCAGCCTCACGCTGTTAAACGTAATCTGCAGATTTCTTCTttatgtattaaaaaaaaaaatcagaaaattaaGATGTGAACATAATGTAGAAGGATCTTTATGCAACCATCTGTATTAGTTTTAGGATCTTTGTGCAAGTTTTCTATTACTTGCATTCATCAAGCAGTTGTCCTGATAATCTTCAAGTGCTATTTGGTTTTCTAGGTCCAGTTAGTTTTGCATGAAACAGTTAACATGTATATCTTCTGCACATGTTTGAAGCTAAGAAGACCAATAATTTCCTTCTCATattttgtcacgccccgagcccgaggcgcggcagacgccgcacgcccgcacggcgggccgcgtagacgtgcaaggcatcggattacatcaaagcaaatacagatgttcaagactttatttaaggattaatagcagatgcttaaaattgacaaaatacttaaaatcattcaaaagcagtcttacaaaattccaaaataacatatgccaacataattcaaatgtccaaactaaactaactaaaatgccaataactgaagaatcatcgaaatctctaacgcactccccaatcccgtgcgatcaagcctctagatctgaaaaatggagaatacagaataatgagctacactagcccagtaagcaacaaaataccccagagtggggtcagagcatatcagatcaaaatacaggataatgtttgaaacaaatcacaaataatatcatttttgtttttataaaactctgatatcataatctcaacatgataggctacggccacgtaacccagcggcatgggttgcacagagtgccagaaaccactattattagtcaccggtggaaacggtgtccagaaaccactattctaatcaccggtggcgcggtgtcgaaaccggttcctcacagaatacaagtcgacaggtccaacgtataatccccattggcggggccagaacagaacagaacagatcatagccatgctgagaatatatatatataaaaacagatttcataaatttttcagtcatagtttacggatttcagagcaaaattttcaaatgaaatgccagacccattttactaaatacaaaacatatttcagaatttaatatatttatttgaaaatcacacttgaagtattaagtcacttacctcttctcgcttaattcctacttcaggcaggcggatcaggttcacctgttaacatttaattaatttctttgtaaatttcagagctaagcgaaaatccaaaaataatactattgggtttcgggttcgggttcgggttcggattcggcgttgaactggatttcgggttcggatttcaaATAGACCCAAATTGGGCCCATATAGGGTATGGCCCAACTGGGCCTAACTGGGCtagactgggcccaagttgggcctgaaATGGACAGGGCCCAACGGGCCCAgtttggcccgtgatgggcctccttcttcccccaaactccccatggacaggggagatggaaaccgagagaggaagggggaaaaACGGGGTGGTCGGCCTGGGTGGCCGGCCTAGGCGGCTGGGGGCCGTCGCCCGATTGATGGCCGGCCGATCATGGTGGCGGCCGACGGCCGCTGCGGCTCCCGGCGTGAAGAAAACAATCGAGAATGGTCTCGGTTCATGGGGCCAAAACAGGGAAAGAAACATCATGTTATTGGGCATGAAAACGAAGGCAAGAAGGAGGAAAGCTCACCGGCAGTCGACGGAGGTGGTGGGTCTCGGCCAAGGGAAGATCGATCCGGTgtcaggcggcggcggcgacgcttgaacccaaggagatgggtctcagaacagggggtggccgcgagggggatccggcggcgctcggtcgggagggtacaccggtcggagaggaggaggaggaaaggaagaagaggaggaggaggaggaggaggagctcgggatgccctaggggaaggagtagatggggctttatagccccatcgtaacggttctccgccgcgaaaatcgcggcggtcaAGCGAGATCCACGGCCGATTCACGGCCGTGAATCGGCCGTGGATGGACTAGGAGGGGCGCCGCGGGGATCTCGCGGCGCCCTTGCCTTGTTTAcccctccggaggagccggagaggatcgcccacgcgatcctctgttccggctccTTCCCTAAATgaatcggggctgaagtcggcgagggctgccgacttcagccccgtgtcTCACATATTTGGATTTGATTCTCAAGATACTTGgttttttctatctttttcttttttattttgaagatCTCTTCGTCAAGGCATATTCTATCGattctttgttcttctttttgacAACTTCGTTAGCAATACAGAGAACCAAACCAATATCATCCAAGTGATATAGTTGTCAAACTTGCAGTTAGTTTTAAAGACGGGAGATTTGAAGATGGATTGCATTTCTTAAACTTCAAGGAGTGTTAAATTGTTTTGTATTGCAAACTCATTACATTTCAGaaaattgaatattttatataCGGACACCTTTTTTAGCTAGCCTGATTATATGTCTATATTCATTTAATTGGTTAAATCAAGAGAGAGCTTTTAATTTGTATCTTCCATGGAGTTTAGGTCTTCACCTCAAACGCATATGagtgagagagagtgagagtgagtgagagtgagagagagagagagagagagagagtccagCTTCACCAAAACAATCATTAATACTTACACAGGACTTTTAGAATAGAATGAATGAATTATATTGCCTTTTTAAAATGTACTAATCTACAGAACTTTCCTTCTGGCAAATTTGCCTGCAGTGTCACAATGCTATTATTTCTTGAATTGCATGAATTAACTTCATCCACCATATATGAATTCGTATATTGCTTGCATACAGTGTACAATTGGCTTCTTCTCCCgtcaagaaaggaaaaatttcatGGAGTTACACCGAGCGACGCACATTAATGTTTTCTGGGCATTTTCACATGCGGGGATCTTGACTCACGGAGTCCTCTTTCATGTGAAAGGAGTTTAGCAAACCTGCGAATATACACCAATTAAGTTCAACTAATCTTTTTGTCACAAATCTAAATTGTTAAAAGAAGGTAGCAACAAACAGAAATGATTCTCTCTACCTTCTAAGAGCATCTTTGTTTGTTCCTTCTCCATTCCCTACTGTTTCAAATACACCAGTCTCCAGGTTCACCCTTGAGACTGGTTTCTTCAACAACTGCTCACCCCTCTTAACGAGATCCTGTAAGTTGTCCTTCGTGGAGACATCAACAGAAGATACAGTCCCGTTCAAAGTATCATCCTACGTTTCCATTCAAGAGAAACCATGACATATAAGGCCTCATTTATAACAAAACAAGccaccagtttttttttttttcttttttttaatgctttcCTGATCACATGTTCATACCTCAATCCGAAGATAATTTGATTCAGACCGGAGGGCCTGAAAGACCACTGAAATGTGTATGTCAACCATATCAGCACTTGATTGCATAAACACATCCACCAATGGCGTGGATCCGCCACTCAGCAACCACCCCAGAACTCCCCATTTGCTAGCACGTTTTGCTGTGTACCTTTCTTCAACCTTTGCTGAACCGGTTCCTAATGATATAAGTAGAAGTTTGCGATAGTCCATAGGTCTGTAGGGGAAGTAATCTGGGTTCCCTTTGTGCACCTCCTTCGTTACTTCTCGAATCGCAATCAATGCCTGAAAGTTCACAATTAGAGAGCTTAGCACCATCAAtccataaatcataatcaaattTCATCATCATGGTTTGATGCGTACATACTGGATTATTAGCAGCAACTCCTCCATCAATAAGGTGGAACTCTCTCACGTTCCCTTTGGCATCCTTGGTTTCAAAGTAATGGGCTGGGAGGTACGTGGGTGCTGCAGTAGTTCCAATGCAGATGTCCGAGAGCTGTGCATTCAGAATGCTCTTACGCTTCACCTGCAAAATTTCAGCTGGATGCATAAGATTAATGGATAACCAACCAAAATGATAAGAGATAGGGCTTATCTACTTTGTTATCAGTTGGCCTAGCTTTTCTCATTTTGTTCTGAACATTTTATCTGACCTACAGATGGAAAGCAAGATATGCACATTGTCAGCTACCCTTCAAGCACTTTGGAGTTTGGCAGTTATATATATACTGGTCATTATGATTGTTGATATAAAAAGAGTaactaatatattttaaataacaCTGCTAAATCTGATTTGCTACGAAAAGCTAAGTATGCGACAGTTTTAGCCCATTTCAGGGTTCATGAAGTTCTCTAGAATAAAATATATAGTCAATAGTAAATCCCTATTACTTTAACCTTATATCAATTCTTCTTATAATTACAGGGCAACTGTGGCTTCTTTTTGACTTTGACTCTCTTTTGGCCTGATGATTAGAGAGTCCACATCAGGTTAAAGAATTGTTCACAAAATTTCATCTGCTTTCCGCCATGAATCCTTTCGACTATTTTTTGAAGGGAAAGAAGGTGATGGACCCCTTCAGCTACTATGTCACAGTCAGATGGTTTACACTTTTAGCTCCCAATCATATATTAGTATCTGTCGTCCTCTGTGCTGTAAGCAGAAGCATGGGAATGTAGATAGAGAAAATAAGATATACAGGATTAAAGAAGGATCGCACCTCATAGCTGGAGAAAATGGTAGGGTGGAGCCGCTTGATGTCAAAAGTTGGAATAACCACGTTAGTTAAGGTTTGGTGCAGTCGCATGCTTCCCAGATTTTCCCTGATAAGTTTATGAAGATATTTTCCATTGTACCTGGGACCCCATAGAGCTCTAACCATTCTCGTTATTGGAGCCAAAATTCCTCTAAAATAAGAAATTtatgaaggttttttttttgtcagaAGTGGGATTTGAACCCGAAATTTATGAAGTATTAACTGGAAAATTCTATCAATTGCTGAAAAAAAGATTGTGCGGAAATATCCTTACTAGTTGTAATATACTTACCCATATTGtggaaatatttttgggctttcTGCTAGGTAGAAGGATTCTATGTCTTTTGCTGCGAAGAGTGGGCGATTATCTTCATCTGGTGCAGTTAACATTGCTGTCACAAGACCACCGGTGCTCGTTCCTGCAATCACATCAAAATAGTCGGCAATCCTTGCATCCTCGCCATCAAGTTTCTGCACAAATCAATGATAAAGGCCTCCTGAGTCATAGTTGTAAGGAAGAAACAGAAACGGTAATAACAGATGTGACCTAATTTAAATGTCTAAACAAGCTGAAACATCCAATGGAGAATCAAGGCAAGTACTTCTATTGCAGCTCGAAGTACATCATACCTGAAGTTCCGACTCTAAGAAGCTGAGGATGACAGCAGGAATAATTCCTCTAATTCCTCCTCCATCAATGCTTAGAATGGTTATCAGATTCCCATACGTTGGGGCCTGTATTAGATTGATGTTGGATTTTGATTTTTCCATCAAGACTACTTTGTAAGTATGAATTAGGATGGAAATTCTCAACACAAACAGTGTGCCTCTAAGAACTTTCAATTATGTACTGATAGAATTCTGCATATCAG encodes the following:
- the LOC103724291 gene encoding patatin-like protein 2 codes for the protein MEKSKSNINLIQAPTYGNLITILSIDGGGIRGIIPAVILSFLESELQKLDGEDARIADYFDVIAGTSTGGLVTAMLTAPDEDNRPLFAAKDIESFYLAESPKIFPQYGGILAPITRMVRALWGPRYNGKYLHKLIRENLGSMRLHQTLTNVVIPTFDIKRLHPTIFSSYEVKRKSILNAQLSDICIGTTAAPTYLPAHYFETKDAKGNVREFHLIDGGVAANNPALIAIREVTKEVHKGNPDYFPYRPMDYRKLLLISLGTGSAKVEERYTAKRASKWGVLGWLLSGGSTPLVDVFMQSSADMVDIHISVVFQALRSESNYLRIEDDTLNGTVSSVDVSTKDNLQDLVKRGEQLLKKPVSRVNLETGVFETVGNGEGTNKDALRRFAKLLSHERGLRESRSPHVKMPRKH